A stretch of the Arthrobacter stackebrandtii genome encodes the following:
- a CDS encoding Mur ligase family protein produces MPVNNPPAPLRPAHPHGATLAQLADLVGVPAAALNGQAGAVRVGGVSLDSRTILPGDLYLALPGAKAHGAQFAAAAIAAGAAAILTDDAGARLLGGAPGVPVLTVADPRAVTGAVAAAVYARPDGARALELFAVTGTNGKTTTTYFLNSLLQALGRATGLIGTIEILAGGQAVPSKLTTPESTDVHGLLALMAEKGLDAASMEVSSHALAFGRVDAVEFSVAGFTNLTQDHLDLHGGMEGYYSTKAALFTPAHTRHAVITVDDAWGRRMAAEASVPTTTLATAQPQPEGAPATDSLGTPADALADWQVRSVRRDGVGSRFGLHGPRGAVLTVRTGLPGDFNVANAALALLMVATELLAQAAAASSAVGQGDEARQVVLDRLQHVLDTADPFTIEVPGRMQLVGTAPVAVVDFAHNPDALERALDAVRPEAEGAKLIAVFGATGERDATKRPIMGAVVARGADVVIITDDDPHDEDPAAIRADVLAGAREANDREGLGRVVEESGDRAAAITRAVELAGPEDVILVAGRGHEVYQEVMGVNISLDDRVELRTALAARGFPLTNASTIESSTDD; encoded by the coding sequence GTGCCTGTCAACAACCCGCCCGCCCCGCTGCGTCCTGCGCACCCCCACGGGGCCACGCTGGCCCAACTGGCTGACCTTGTGGGCGTGCCCGCCGCCGCCCTCAACGGACAGGCAGGGGCCGTCCGGGTGGGCGGGGTCAGCCTTGACTCGCGCACCATCCTCCCCGGCGACCTCTATCTCGCCCTGCCCGGCGCCAAGGCCCATGGCGCCCAGTTCGCCGCTGCCGCCATTGCCGCCGGCGCCGCCGCAATCCTGACGGACGACGCCGGAGCCCGGCTTTTGGGAGGAGCGCCGGGTGTGCCTGTGCTCACCGTCGCGGACCCGCGGGCCGTGACGGGCGCGGTGGCTGCCGCCGTCTATGCCCGCCCGGACGGTGCGCGGGCACTGGAATTGTTTGCCGTGACCGGCACCAACGGCAAGACCACCACCACTTACTTCCTGAATTCCCTGCTGCAGGCACTGGGCAGGGCCACGGGCCTGATCGGCACCATTGAGATTCTGGCCGGCGGGCAGGCCGTCCCGAGCAAGCTGACCACTCCCGAATCCACGGACGTGCACGGGCTGCTGGCCCTCATGGCGGAGAAGGGGCTCGATGCGGCCTCCATGGAAGTCTCCTCGCACGCCCTGGCCTTCGGGCGGGTTGACGCCGTGGAATTCAGCGTGGCCGGGTTCACCAACCTGACCCAGGACCACCTTGACCTGCACGGCGGCATGGAAGGCTACTACAGCACCAAGGCCGCCCTGTTCACCCCGGCCCACACCCGCCACGCCGTCATCACGGTGGACGACGCCTGGGGCCGGCGCATGGCGGCGGAGGCCTCAGTCCCCACCACGACCCTCGCCACCGCCCAGCCCCAGCCGGAAGGAGCCCCTGCCACTGACAGTCTGGGCACCCCGGCGGATGCCCTGGCCGACTGGCAGGTGCGCTCGGTGCGCCGCGACGGCGTGGGTTCCCGCTTCGGGCTGCACGGCCCCCGCGGGGCAGTCCTGACTGTCCGCACGGGCCTGCCGGGAGACTTCAACGTGGCCAACGCCGCGCTGGCGTTGCTCATGGTGGCCACCGAATTGCTGGCGCAGGCGGCGGCGGCCAGCTCCGCCGTCGGGCAGGGGGATGAGGCCCGGCAGGTAGTCCTGGACCGGCTCCAGCACGTCCTGGACACGGCCGACCCCTTCACCATCGAGGTGCCCGGGCGCATGCAGCTGGTGGGCACGGCCCCGGTGGCCGTCGTCGACTTTGCGCACAACCCGGACGCCCTGGAACGCGCCCTGGACGCCGTCCGGCCCGAGGCCGAAGGGGCGAAGTTGATCGCCGTCTTCGGCGCCACGGGGGAGCGCGACGCCACCAAGCGGCCCATCATGGGTGCCGTGGTGGCGCGCGGGGCCGACGTGGTGATCATCACCGACGACGACCCGCATGACGAGGACCCCGCCGCCATCCGCGCAGACGTCCTGGCCGGGGCCCGCGAAGCCAACGACCGCGAAGGCCTGGGCCGGGTCGTGGAGGAATCCGGGGACCGCGCCGCCGCGATCACCCGCGCCGTGGAACTGGCCGGACCGGAGGATGTCATCCTGGTCGCGGGACGCGGCCATGAAGTTTACCAAGAAGTCATGGGGGTCAATATTTCCCTCGACGACAGGGTGGAATTGCGCACGGCCCTGGCCGCCCGCGGATTCCCGCTCACCAATGCAAGCACGATAGAGTCCTCAACTGATGATTGA
- the mraY gene encoding phospho-N-acetylmuramoyl-pentapeptide-transferase, producing the protein MIALLIGAGLALAFAMIGTPLFIRFLVKKGYGQIIREDGPTTHQIKRGTPTMGGTVVVGSVVAAYFITHLLVWLMNPNLPGPSASGLLMIYLMVGMGLVGFLDDFLKITKQHNTGLDPKGKLIGQAVVGISFAVMALGFPNSAGVTPASTFISFARDIPWLNLAFAGAGLGVVLFILWSNFIITAATNGVNLTDGLDGLATGAAILVFGAYTLMGLWQSSQACGSRKFPADSVCYEVRDPLDLSLISVIMFAALIGFLWWNTSPAKIFMGDTGSLAIGGAIAGFAILSRTELLLPIIGGLFVLISCSVIIQVGYFKLTKGKRVFLMAPLQHHFELKGWREVTVVVRFWILAGLMVAVGLGAFYAEWIVRL; encoded by the coding sequence ATGATTGCATTGCTTATCGGTGCAGGCTTGGCTCTCGCCTTTGCCATGATCGGCACCCCCCTGTTCATCCGCTTCCTCGTTAAAAAAGGCTACGGACAGATCATCCGCGAGGACGGCCCCACCACCCACCAGATCAAGCGCGGCACCCCCACCATGGGCGGCACCGTGGTGGTCGGCTCCGTCGTGGCGGCCTATTTCATCACCCACCTGCTCGTGTGGCTGATGAACCCCAACCTGCCCGGCCCCTCGGCGTCGGGCCTGCTGATGATCTACCTCATGGTGGGCATGGGCCTGGTGGGCTTCCTTGACGACTTCCTGAAAATCACCAAGCAGCACAACACCGGCCTTGACCCCAAGGGCAAGCTGATCGGGCAGGCCGTGGTGGGCATTTCCTTCGCCGTCATGGCGCTGGGCTTCCCCAACAGCGCCGGGGTCACCCCGGCCAGCACGTTCATCTCCTTTGCCCGCGACATTCCCTGGCTGAACCTGGCGTTCGCCGGGGCCGGGCTCGGCGTCGTGCTGTTCATCCTGTGGTCCAACTTCATCATCACCGCCGCCACCAACGGCGTGAACCTCACGGACGGCCTCGACGGCCTGGCCACCGGTGCCGCCATCCTGGTGTTCGGCGCCTACACGCTCATGGGCCTCTGGCAGAGCAGCCAGGCCTGCGGGTCCCGGAAGTTCCCCGCCGACTCCGTCTGCTACGAAGTGCGCGACCCGCTGGACCTGTCCCTGATCTCCGTCATCATGTTCGCTGCACTGATCGGCTTCCTGTGGTGGAACACCTCCCCGGCCAAGATCTTCATGGGCGACACCGGCTCCCTCGCCATCGGCGGCGCCATTGCCGGCTTCGCCATCCTCTCCCGCACCGAACTGCTCCTGCCCATCATCGGCGGCCTGTTCGTGCTGATCTCCTGCTCCGTCATCATCCAGGTGGGCTACTTCAAGCTGACCAAGGGCAAGCGTGTCTTCCTCATGGCGCCCCTGCAGCACCACTTTGAGCTCAAGGGCTGGCGGGAAGTGACAGTGGTGGTCCGCTTCTGGATCCTCGCCGGACTGATGGTGGCCGTGGGCCTGGGAGCCTTTTACGCTGAATGGATTGTACGACTGTGA
- the dinB gene encoding DNA polymerase IV, which translates to MHVDMDAFFVSVELRKRPELRGKMVIVGHPEGRSVVLSASYEARAAGVRSAMPMATAMRMAPAAVVIPPTHGLYQQVSAQVMAVFHSITDTVEQLSVDEAFLDISGSLRRLGTPLEIGALIRRRIAAEVGITASVGIASSKFVAKVASTRCKPDGMLLIEKERTVEYLHTLPVGALWGVGAKTREVLARLGIFTVADVAATPVSSLQKALGTSGAALHALSWGIDPRPVTGEHREKSVGAEETFAEDTVSDEVLTRELLRLSHRVAGRLRESGLSGRTLALKIKYADFSTITRSKALGAGTDSAGQIYAGAVALLQALGRRPQSVRLIGVRMERLDAVDSAPLQFTLDPRDDNSRAAEVVGDAIAARFGSAKIVPARLLKPPPAP; encoded by the coding sequence ATGCACGTGGACATGGATGCCTTCTTTGTTTCCGTGGAACTGCGCAAGCGCCCGGAACTGCGGGGCAAGATGGTCATTGTGGGCCACCCCGAAGGCCGGTCCGTGGTGCTCTCCGCCTCCTACGAGGCCCGGGCCGCCGGCGTGCGTTCCGCCATGCCCATGGCGACGGCGATGCGGATGGCGCCGGCCGCCGTCGTTATTCCCCCAACCCACGGGCTGTACCAGCAGGTCTCGGCCCAGGTCATGGCCGTGTTCCACTCCATCACCGACACCGTGGAGCAGCTCAGCGTGGACGAGGCCTTTCTTGACATCAGCGGGTCGCTGCGCAGGCTCGGCACGCCACTGGAGATTGGTGCCCTCATTCGGCGGCGCATTGCCGCTGAAGTGGGCATCACGGCATCCGTGGGGATCGCCTCAAGCAAGTTCGTGGCCAAGGTCGCATCCACCAGGTGCAAGCCGGACGGGATGCTCCTCATTGAAAAGGAGCGAACCGTGGAGTACCTGCACACGCTGCCGGTCGGGGCGCTGTGGGGTGTGGGCGCCAAGACCCGTGAGGTGCTGGCTCGGCTGGGCATTTTCACGGTGGCCGATGTTGCGGCCACGCCTGTCAGCTCCCTGCAAAAGGCGCTCGGCACCAGTGGCGCGGCGCTGCATGCGCTGTCCTGGGGGATCGACCCGCGGCCAGTGACGGGGGAGCACAGGGAAAAGAGTGTCGGGGCGGAGGAAACCTTTGCCGAGGACACCGTCTCGGACGAGGTGCTGACGCGTGAACTGCTGCGGCTTTCACACAGGGTGGCCGGGCGGCTGCGTGAATCCGGGCTCAGCGGGCGGACCCTGGCGCTGAAGATCAAGTACGCCGACTTCTCCACCATCACCCGCTCCAAGGCTCTCGGGGCCGGAACCGACAGTGCCGGGCAGATCTACGCCGGCGCGGTGGCCCTCCTGCAGGCGCTGGGCCGGCGGCCGCAAAGCGTGCGGCTGATCGGCGTGCGGATGGAACGCCTGGATGCCGTGGACAGTGCGCCCCTGCAATTCACCCTGGATCCCAGGGATGACAACTCCCGGGCCGCCGAGGTGGTGGGCGATGCCATTGCCGCCCGGTTTGGCAGCGCCAAGATCGTCCCGGCCCGCCTGCTGAAGCCGCCGCCCGCGCCGTGA
- a CDS encoding penicillin-binding protein 2: MAQKPAQSAHGATAQQLNKVGRGRMRIGFIIMMAALLLIAGRLVMVQGLDTGNMAQAAENQRTVVQKLPAVRGKIIDAKGNVLAESIVRYNITVSQINMGKYEEYGHRVVDEKTGKSSIVEYTKDEGLKQLADLLKLPVDQVVQAATGDKSFNYITKDVSPLVEKQVAELGIPGIYSEAVTKRVYPMGAVGGPIVGFVDADGKALAGIEQTMDAKLTGTDGSRTYQAGKNGIIIPTAPVRTDPAVDGQTVQLTIDQDIQYYAQQAAQQQKEQYSAQYASVSVIEVATGKVIALGDSDSYDPNNVGASDPANIGSRTVSAVVEPGSTSKIMTAAALVEEGLATPMSHYLVPPAFTIDGQTFTDAFDHGTEQRTLAGIIADSMNTGTVMAGSALTPEQRYDYMRKFGVGEKTGIQLPGESPGILADWQNWDGRQQYTVLFGQGVAQTPLQTTMIFQTIANDGVRLKPTIVESYTAADGTVTKEPTAPGVKVISPKTAQDARDMLEGVVTMTDYKVVGIPGYRTGGKTGTSEAPADNGVGFDGYTSSFIGMAPMEDPKYVVGITVQRPQGKIYGVTQGNTFNQVMGQVLRSYDVPPSTTPPVEPPKFYK, from the coding sequence GTGGCACAAAAACCCGCCCAGTCAGCACACGGTGCAACTGCCCAGCAACTGAACAAGGTCGGCCGCGGACGCATGCGTATCGGATTCATCATCATGATGGCTGCCCTGCTGCTTATTGCCGGGCGGCTGGTCATGGTGCAGGGCCTGGACACCGGCAACATGGCCCAGGCGGCGGAAAACCAGCGCACGGTGGTGCAGAAGCTGCCGGCCGTCCGCGGCAAGATCATCGACGCCAAGGGCAATGTCCTGGCGGAGAGCATCGTGAGGTACAACATCACGGTCTCCCAAATCAACATGGGCAAGTACGAGGAGTACGGGCACCGTGTCGTGGATGAGAAAACCGGGAAATCCAGCATCGTCGAGTACACCAAGGACGAGGGCCTGAAGCAGCTGGCGGACCTGCTCAAACTGCCTGTGGACCAGGTTGTGCAGGCAGCAACCGGAGACAAGAGCTTCAACTACATCACCAAGGATGTCAGCCCACTGGTGGAAAAGCAGGTGGCGGAGCTGGGCATTCCCGGCATCTACTCGGAAGCCGTGACCAAGCGGGTCTATCCGATGGGTGCGGTGGGCGGGCCCATCGTGGGCTTCGTCGACGCCGACGGCAAGGCCCTGGCCGGCATTGAACAGACCATGGACGCCAAGCTCACGGGAACCGACGGCAGCAGGACTTACCAGGCCGGCAAGAACGGCATCATCATTCCCACCGCCCCCGTGCGGACCGATCCGGCGGTGGACGGACAGACAGTCCAGCTGACCATCGACCAGGACATCCAGTACTACGCCCAGCAGGCGGCCCAGCAGCAAAAGGAACAGTACAGCGCCCAGTATGCCAGCGTCAGCGTCATTGAAGTGGCCACGGGCAAGGTCATCGCCCTGGGTGACAGCGATTCCTACGACCCCAACAACGTCGGCGCCTCGGACCCGGCCAATATCGGCTCCCGCACCGTCAGTGCCGTCGTGGAGCCCGGCTCCACCAGCAAGATCATGACCGCGGCCGCCCTCGTGGAAGAGGGCCTGGCCACGCCCATGAGCCACTACCTGGTGCCGCCGGCCTTCACCATCGACGGGCAGACGTTTACGGATGCCTTTGACCACGGCACGGAACAGCGGACCCTGGCCGGTATCATCGCCGACTCCATGAACACGGGCACCGTCATGGCAGGCTCCGCACTCACGCCGGAGCAGCGCTACGACTACATGCGCAAGTTCGGCGTCGGTGAAAAGACCGGCATCCAGCTGCCCGGCGAAAGCCCCGGCATCCTGGCAGACTGGCAGAACTGGGACGGCCGCCAACAGTACACCGTCCTGTTCGGGCAGGGTGTCGCCCAGACCCCGCTGCAGACCACCATGATCTTCCAGACCATCGCCAACGACGGCGTCCGCCTCAAGCCCACCATTGTGGAGTCCTACACGGCCGCCGACGGCACCGTGACCAAGGAGCCCACGGCTCCCGGGGTCAAGGTGATCAGTCCGAAGACGGCACAGGACGCCCGCGATATGCTGGAGGGCGTGGTCACGATGACCGACTACAAGGTGGTTGGCATCCCCGGCTACCGTACGGGCGGCAAGACCGGAACCTCAGAGGCACCCGCGGACAACGGCGTCGGATTCGACGGCTACACCTCGTCCTTCATTGGCATGGCGCCCATGGAGGACCCGAAGTACGTGGTGGGCATCACCGTCCAGCGCCCGCAGGGAAAGATCTACGGCGTCACGCAAGGGAACACCTTCAACCAGGTGATGGGGCAAGTGCTGCGCAGCTACGACGTCCCGCCCTCCACCACGCCGCCGGTCGAACCGCCCAAGTTCTACAAGTAG
- the rsmH gene encoding 16S rRNA (cytosine(1402)-N(4))-methyltransferase RsmH, which translates to MTSETPTPPTSERHTPVLKDRCINLLAPAFDVARAAGRTPVVIDATLGMGGHSEAMLQRFPDLHLIGIDRDTEALGLAGERLAPFQGRTDLVHAVYDEIAEVLEDLGIPAIDGILMDLGVSSLQLDERDRGFAYSFDAPLDMRMDTSRGQTAADVVNSYSEEELVRIIRKWGEEKFAGRIANHIVAARDRAPLTRTGELVEIIRNVVPAGASRTGGHPAKRTFQALRIEVNEELSVLERAIPAAVDALALHGRAVVMSYHSLEDKIVKAVFAAGSTSSAPAGFPVELEEHKPTLKRLTKGTEIPTDEEIAENPRAASARLRAVEKIRVRSAT; encoded by the coding sequence ATGACGTCGGAAACCCCCACGCCACCTACGTCCGAACGCCACACTCCAGTTCTGAAAGATCGCTGCATCAACCTTCTGGCCCCGGCCTTTGACGTGGCCCGCGCCGCCGGACGCACCCCCGTTGTCATAGACGCGACCCTCGGCATGGGCGGCCACAGTGAAGCCATGCTGCAGAGGTTCCCCGACCTGCACCTGATCGGCATCGACCGGGACACAGAGGCACTGGGCCTGGCCGGCGAACGGCTCGCCCCGTTCCAGGGACGCACCGACCTGGTCCACGCCGTCTACGACGAGATTGCAGAGGTTCTGGAGGACCTAGGCATCCCCGCCATCGACGGAATCCTCATGGACCTGGGCGTCTCCTCCCTGCAATTGGACGAGCGCGACCGCGGATTCGCCTATTCCTTCGACGCACCGCTCGACATGCGCATGGACACCAGCCGGGGTCAGACAGCCGCCGACGTAGTTAACAGCTACTCGGAAGAGGAGCTGGTGCGGATCATCCGCAAATGGGGCGAGGAAAAATTCGCGGGCCGCATCGCCAACCACATCGTGGCGGCGCGGGACAGGGCCCCGCTGACGCGGACAGGCGAGCTCGTGGAGATCATCCGCAACGTGGTTCCCGCCGGCGCCTCCCGCACCGGCGGCCACCCCGCCAAGCGCACCTTCCAGGCGCTGCGCATTGAGGTCAATGAGGAGCTCAGCGTCCTGGAGCGGGCCATCCCGGCCGCGGTTGACGCACTGGCACTGCACGGCCGGGCCGTCGTCATGTCCTACCACTCCCTTGAAGACAAGATCGTCAAGGCCGTCTTTGCCGCCGGATCGACGTCGTCGGCCCCGGCAGGCTTCCCCGTTGAGCTTGAAGAGCACAAGCCCACCTTGAAACGCCTGACCAAGGGCACGGAAATACCAACAGACGAAGAAATAGCAGAAAACCCCCGGGCGGCCTCGGCACGTCTGCGGGCCGTGGAAAAGATCAGGGTCAGGAGCGCCACATGA
- a CDS encoding DUF3040 domain-containing protein codes for MPLSEHEQRLLDQLEQQLHAEDPKFAHALSSSPSRSMSTRNIVIGVLIGITGLLVLLGGVATHLIVLGILGFLVMGAGVYVAISRPKFSDTPGAEHKTGNGARPKQKSGFMNGLEEKWEERRREQ; via the coding sequence ATGCCCCTCTCTGAACACGAGCAGAGACTGCTTGACCAATTGGAACAGCAGCTCCATGCGGAAGATCCCAAATTCGCCCACGCCTTGTCCTCGTCGCCATCGCGGTCAATGTCGACGCGCAACATCGTCATCGGTGTCCTGATCGGCATCACCGGCCTGCTGGTCCTGTTGGGCGGGGTGGCCACCCACCTGATCGTCCTTGGCATTCTTGGCTTCCTGGTCATGGGTGCTGGAGTTTATGTGGCCATTTCCCGCCCCAAGTTCTCCGACACCCCCGGTGCAGAGCACAAGACCGGAAATGGCGCACGGCCCAAGCAGAAGAGCGGCTTCATGAACGGCCTGGAAGAAAAGTGGGAGGAACGCCGCCGCGAACAGTAG
- the murD gene encoding UDP-N-acetylmuramoyl-L-alanine--D-glutamate ligase, whose product MENRLESLTSWDADWAGLRVVVTGIGKTGFSVADTLAELGAHVVVVAAADDDEARGNADTLKIVGVKDVLLGEETSTVLPLVDGRDAELVVTSPGFRPSHPLLAAAAQAGIPIWGDVELAWRVRTKEGRRTAEWITITGTNGKTTTTTMVESMLQVAGLRAIAAGNIGTPILDAVRDPEGWDALAVELSTFQLHWTQSLAPVSSVCLNLAEDHVDWHGSFENYAADKAKIYNNTRVACVYNAEQIETERMVEGADVQEGCRAVGFTTGIPSISMVGVVEGLLVDRAFIAERKDSAAELAKVSDIGDLVPRHLVANAAAAAALVLAYGLKPEHVRAGLVAYHNGEHRIQPVATAEGVLWVNDSKATNPHAAAASLASFKPVIWIAGGLSKGVNYDDLVKAHAARLKAVILIGADSSDLAAALAAHAPAVQVMATRAEGGRHADTSALRGDAVMAEAVAMADSLAQDGDTVLMAPASASMDQFTSYAHRGEAFMDAVRELLESRASADRDS is encoded by the coding sequence ATGGAAAACCGACTCGAGTCGCTGACCAGCTGGGATGCCGACTGGGCCGGGCTGCGCGTGGTCGTCACCGGAATCGGCAAGACCGGTTTCTCCGTGGCGGACACCCTCGCCGAGCTGGGCGCCCATGTTGTGGTGGTTGCCGCCGCGGACGACGACGAGGCACGCGGCAACGCCGACACCCTCAAGATCGTGGGCGTCAAGGATGTGCTCCTCGGCGAGGAAACCTCCACCGTGCTGCCCCTGGTTGACGGACGGGACGCAGAACTGGTCGTCACCAGCCCCGGCTTCAGGCCCAGCCACCCGCTGCTGGCCGCCGCGGCGCAGGCAGGCATTCCCATCTGGGGCGACGTCGAGCTGGCCTGGCGCGTGCGCACCAAGGAAGGCCGCAGGACGGCCGAATGGATCACCATCACCGGCACCAACGGCAAGACCACCACCACCACCATGGTGGAATCCATGCTGCAGGTGGCCGGGCTGCGCGCCATCGCCGCCGGGAACATTGGCACGCCCATTCTCGACGCAGTCCGGGACCCCGAGGGCTGGGATGCCCTGGCCGTGGAACTTTCCACCTTCCAGCTGCACTGGACGCAGTCACTGGCGCCCGTGTCCAGCGTCTGCCTGAACCTGGCCGAAGACCATGTCGACTGGCATGGCAGCTTTGAGAACTACGCCGCGGACAAGGCCAAGATCTACAACAACACGCGGGTCGCCTGTGTTTACAACGCCGAGCAGATCGAGACCGAGCGGATGGTTGAGGGGGCCGACGTGCAGGAAGGCTGCCGTGCCGTGGGATTCACCACCGGCATCCCCTCCATCAGCATGGTGGGCGTCGTGGAAGGCCTGCTGGTTGACAGGGCCTTCATTGCCGAGCGCAAGGACTCGGCCGCCGAGCTGGCCAAGGTCAGCGACATCGGCGACCTCGTGCCCCGCCACCTCGTCGCCAACGCCGCCGCTGCAGCAGCCCTGGTGCTTGCCTACGGCCTGAAGCCGGAGCACGTCCGGGCAGGCCTGGTGGCCTACCACAACGGTGAACACCGCATCCAGCCTGTCGCCACCGCGGAAGGTGTGCTGTGGGTCAACGACTCCAAGGCCACCAACCCGCATGCCGCCGCCGCCTCCCTGGCCTCCTTCAAGCCCGTCATCTGGATTGCAGGCGGACTGTCCAAGGGCGTCAACTACGACGACCTGGTCAAGGCCCACGCGGCCAGGCTCAAGGCCGTGATCCTGATCGGCGCCGACAGCTCGGACCTCGCAGCCGCCCTCGCCGCACATGCACCGGCCGTCCAGGTCATGGCGACCCGGGCCGAAGGCGGACGCCATGCCGACACCTCCGCACTGCGCGGGGACGCCGTGATGGCCGAGGCCGTTGCCATGGCCGACTCCCTGGCACAGGACGGGGACACCGTGCTGATGGCGCCGGCGTCGGCCTCCATGGACCAGTTCACCTCCTACGCGCACCGGGGCGAGGCGTTCATGGACGCCGTCCGGGAGCTGTTGGAATCACGGGCGAGCGCCGACAGGGACTCCTAG
- a CDS encoding UDP-N-acetylmuramoyl-tripeptide--D-alanyl-D-alanine ligase → MIDFSAAQIAELTNGTLTAGTDPALRIDVAAIATDSRELAPGGMYVAKAGENADGHDFLAAAFAAGAVLALAERAVPADDAGTPFPAVIVADAVLAMGTLAAAVVSRIREHSALDVIGITGSAGKTTTKDLLQGILSQAGETVAPVGSYNGEVGVPLTVFRAVETTRYLIIEMGATKMGQISYLANIVHPDLGVVLGVGSAHAGEFGSIDNIATAKGELVAALAPSGRAVLNFDDGRVRAMAARSAAPITFFSSADAEAAPEAGAGSANRAAAGTVQARGVRTNADGHPEFDLSFPGTPGSFAVSSRLLGLHHVANLLAAAATAHALGVAPSAITDSLNSQGPVSRHRMERTDRSDGVTVINDAYNANPESMRAALRTLAELGGSGTRRTWAVLGEMLELGTDSVLEHDLVGRVAVRLNISRLLVVGAGARAMHVGAVMEGSWGDESMFVPDADAAEAVLRAELAPGDIVLFKSSNGAGLRFLGDRIALPTGEHPEQTTDNTPGERTAQP, encoded by the coding sequence ATGATTGATTTTTCCGCGGCCCAGATAGCCGAACTGACCAACGGCACGCTCACCGCCGGCACGGACCCCGCCCTGCGCATTGACGTGGCGGCCATCGCCACGGACTCGCGGGAGCTGGCCCCCGGCGGCATGTATGTTGCCAAGGCAGGCGAAAACGCCGACGGCCACGACTTCCTCGCCGCAGCCTTCGCCGCCGGTGCCGTGCTGGCACTGGCCGAGCGGGCGGTGCCCGCGGACGACGCCGGGACGCCCTTCCCGGCGGTCATCGTCGCCGACGCCGTCCTCGCCATGGGGACGCTTGCCGCCGCCGTGGTGTCCCGCATCCGGGAGCACTCCGCACTGGACGTCATCGGCATCACCGGCTCTGCCGGCAAGACCACCACGAAGGACCTGCTGCAGGGAATCCTCTCGCAGGCCGGGGAAACCGTGGCCCCCGTGGGCTCCTACAACGGTGAGGTGGGCGTGCCCCTCACCGTCTTCCGGGCAGTGGAAACCACCCGCTACCTGATCATTGAAATGGGTGCCACCAAGATGGGCCAGATCAGCTACCTGGCCAACATTGTCCACCCGGACCTCGGCGTCGTCCTCGGCGTCGGCAGCGCCCACGCCGGCGAGTTCGGCTCCATTGACAACATCGCCACGGCCAAGGGCGAGCTGGTGGCCGCCCTGGCACCGTCCGGCCGCGCCGTGCTGAACTTTGACGACGGCCGGGTCCGTGCCATGGCCGCACGCTCCGCCGCACCAATCACGTTCTTCAGCAGCGCCGACGCCGAGGCTGCACCGGAAGCCGGCGCCGGGTCCGCGAACCGCGCAGCGGCCGGCACCGTGCAGGCCCGCGGGGTGCGCACCAACGCCGACGGACACCCCGAATTTGACCTTTCCTTCCCCGGCACCCCGGGCAGCTTTGCTGTCAGCAGCCGGTTGCTTGGCCTGCACCACGTGGCAAACCTGCTTGCGGCCGCCGCCACGGCGCACGCCCTGGGCGTCGCGCCGTCGGCCATCACCGACTCGCTGAATAGCCAGGGGCCCGTGAGCCGGCACAGGATGGAACGCACTGACCGCAGCGACGGCGTCACCGTCATCAACGACGCCTACAACGCCAACCCGGAATCCATGCGGGCTGCCCTGCGAACCCTCGCCGAACTCGGCGGCAGCGGCACCCGGCGCACCTGGGCCGTGCTGGGGGAGATGCTTGAACTTGGCACAGACTCCGTCCTCGAGCACGACCTCGTGGGCCGTGTCGCCGTCCGCCTCAACATCTCCCGCCTGCTGGTGGTGGGCGCCGGCGCCCGGGCCATGCACGTGGGCGCCGTCATGGAAGGTTCCTGGGGGGACGAATCCATGTTCGTGCCCGACGCCGACGCTGCGGAGGCGGTGCTGCGGGCGGAACTGGCGCCCGGAGACATAGTTTTATTCAAGTCCTCGAATGGCGCGGGCCTTCGATTCCTGGGCGATCGGATAGCATTACCCACGGGGGAGCACCCCGAACAAACCACTGACAACACCCCCGGTGAAAGGACCGCCCAGCCATGA
- the mraZ gene encoding division/cell wall cluster transcriptional repressor MraZ, which yields MFLGTHSPRLDEKGRIILPAKFREELSSGLVLTKGQENCIYVFSAREFEKVLAQMQDAPLSNMAARDYIRIFLSGASDEVPDKQGRVTIPATLRAYAGLEKELVVIGAGSRAEIWDAGAWADYLSAKESAFSATDEQGIPGIG from the coding sequence ATGTTTCTCGGAACACACTCACCACGCCTTGATGAGAAAGGCCGGATCATTCTTCCCGCAAAGTTCCGAGAGGAGCTTTCCAGCGGACTTGTCCTGACCAAGGGGCAGGAAAACTGCATTTACGTCTTCAGCGCAAGGGAATTTGAAAAGGTTCTGGCCCAAATGCAGGATGCACCACTGTCCAACATGGCGGCCCGTGACTACATTCGAATTTTCCTGTCGGGAGCCTCAGATGAGGTGCCGGACAAGCAGGGCCGGGTCACCATTCCGGCAACGCTTCGTGCGTATGCAGGTCTCGAAAAGGAACTGGTGGTCATTGGTGCCGGCAGCCGGGCAGAAATCTGGGATGCAGGCGCTTGGGCGGACTACCTCAGTGCCAAGGAAAGCGCGTTCTCAGCAACAGATGAACAAGGCATTCCCGGCATTGGCTAG